Part of the Bradyrhizobium sp. AZCC 1721 genome, CCCCGAGCACCCGACCGACCCGGCGGAAGTGCTCGCCAACATCTCGACCGCCAAGGACGCTTCGGCGGCGCTCGACGGCTACAACCCGCCGCACAAGCTCTACAAGGATCTGAAGGCCAAGCTCGCCGAGCTGCGCGGCCAGGGCGACGGACCGATGATCCACATCGCCGAGGGTCCGGCGCTGGCTTACAAGGCCGCCACCAAGAAGCAGGGTGAGGTCGCGCCGGAAGACCCGCGCGTGCCGCAACTGCGCGCCAAGCTCGGCGTCACCGAAAATCCCGACGGCACGTATTACGACGCCAAGGTTGCTGCCGCCGTCCGCAAATTCCAGGAGAGCGCCGATCTCAAGCCGACCGGCGTGCTCGACGACCGCACGGTCAAGGCGATCAACAGCCCGAAGCGCGACCGGCAGATCGATACGGTCCTCGTCAATCTGGAGCGCTTGCGCTGGTTGCCGCGCCAACTCGGCGCTGCCTCGCTCGGCAACGCCTATGTCATTCTCAATGTGCCCGACTTCACGCTGAAGGTGATGCAGAACGGTCACCCGGTCTGGACCACCCGCGTGGTGACCGGTAAGCCGGGCAAGCACGCCACGCCGATGCTGACGGAAACGATGAAGTTCATCACCGTCAACCCGACATGGAACGTACCGCCGTCGATCATCTACAACGAATATCTGCCTGCCCTGCAGCAGGATCCGACCGTGCTGGATCGCATGGGTCTGCGGCTCGAGCGTAACCGCGACGGCAGCATCCACATTTCGCAGCCGCCCGGTGAAGCCAATGCGCTCGGCCGCATTCGCTTCAACTTCCCGAACAAGTTCCTGGTCTATCAGCATGACACCCCGGACAAGCACCTGTTCGCGAAGGAAGAACGCGCGTTCAGCCATGGCTGCATGCGCGTGCAGAATCCGGATCAGTACGCCTCGACCCTGCTCAATATCGTGATGCCGAACGAGCGCTACACGCCGGAAAAAATCCGCAGCATGTACGGCCGCAGCGAGATCGACCTGAAATTCCCGACGCCGATTCCGGTCAACATCACCTACCAGACCGCTTTCGTGGACGACGCCGGCAAGCTGCAGATTCGCAAGGACATCTATGGCCGCGACGCCACGATGATCGCCCTGCTCAGGAACGGTCGCAGCAAGGATTTGGAAGCCATGGTTGCCCATTCGCAACCGAGCTATTCGCGCCCGTCCGGCTCAAGCCTGCCGGCCGGCGTCAACTTCGCCAGCGACAACACCTTCTCCTCCGGCCCGTCATTCTTCGAGCGCCTGTTCGGCGGTCCGTCGCCCATGACGCCGCCGGCCCCGATTGGTCGCCGGCCGCAACCGCGGTTCACCCGGTAATCCGGAGGACTACGGTCAGTAGCGCGGAATTGCCGAATGAAATCAACAATCTCTCTTCGGCGGAGAGATTGATTGGTTAACCATTAGCCATCCCGGATTCGGCAGGGCACGTTTTCGCCACAGTCCACGCGTTAGGTTAAGGCTTGCTTGGGGGCAGGACGGTAAACCTCGGTTAACCCTCCTGCTTTAAGAAAGCGTTCATCGTCTTTTGCCGGGGGTCTGCAAAAGAACACCGTGAACGCTCGTCGACTGGGTGGGCTCATACGTGCTGGCTGGTTTCGCGCGCCAATTCAATCCGCTTGCTCTGCCAAAAGCCGGATATCGGGTCGGCTTGACGTCGCTTTTGCTGCTGGCTGGCGCGGGCACGGTGCATGATGCGACGGCGCTGAACGAAACCCGCACCCTCTCCTTCCATCATACCCATTCCGGCGAAGATCTCACCGTCACCTTCAAGCGCGACGGGCGCTACGACGAAGAGGCGCTGAAGAAGCTCAATCATTTCCTTCGCGACTGGCGCAGCCAGGACTCCACCACGATGGATCGGCACCTGTTCGATATCATCTGGGAGGTTTACCGAGACGTCGACGGCAAGAAGCCGATCCAGGTCATCTCCGCCTATCGCTCCCCCGCCACCAACTCCATGCTCCGCCGCCGCTCCTCCGGCGTGGCGCGTTTCAGCCAGCACATGCTTGGCCACGCCATGGACTTCTACATCCCGGACATACCGCTGGAGCAGATCCGCGCCGCCGGTCTCCGCTTGCAGCGCGGCGGCGTCGGCTTCTACCCGACCTCCGGATCGCCTTTCGTCCACCTCGATACCGGCAGCGTTCGTCACTGGCCGCGCATGACCCACGATCAGCTTGCCAGGGTATTCCCGGACGGACGCACAGTGCACCTGCCGTCTAATGGCGGTCCGATGAAGGGCTATGAACTGGCCCGCGCCGACATCGAACGCCGCGGCAATGGCGACAGTGCCGCAACCATCAAGATGCCGAACCTGTTCGCAGCTCTGTTCAGGGGCGGCAAGACGACTGAAGAGGATGACGAGGCCGCCAGCGCCCCCGTCAAGAACGAGAAGCCTGCACCGACCAGTGTGGCTGCCGTGAAATCCGCCGAACCGGTCCCGACACCGCGCGCAAAGCCGGTCGGTGCGACGATCCAGCTCGCCTCGGCCGACGCCCAGATCGTGTCGGCGCCCAGAGCTCGAGCCGAGCCCAAGCCTGAGACGAACAAGCCTGAGACGAAACAGGTTGCGCAGGCGTCCACCGACAAGGCCGAGCCGAGGCCGCAAACGCCGGCCGATATCATCAATTCCCGCGGCTTCTGGGACGACGTACCGACCGCGGCGAACCAGGCAACCCCGGCACAGGTTGCGGCCCTGCGCGCCCGTCAGGCGCTCGCCGCCGCCACCGATCCGCAACCGACCGCCAGCGTCAGCGACGCGTTCAACAAGGCGATGGCCTATGCGCCGGCCGCTTCTTCGCCGCTCGATCGCTCCAACATCGTCGCCGCCTCCGCGGCTATCCCGCGCCCCGCCCGCCCGGTGCGCAACTCCGGCGCCGCCGCGACCGAAATCAACACCGTTGTCGCCAAAGGCACCCAGGGTCAGGACAGCGTGGTCGCCACCTCGACCCGCCTTGCCGCCGCACAGGGCAACAATGTCTGGATGCGGGTGGTGATGCTGGCGCCGAGCGCCAGCAGCGCGATGTCGACGACCGTGCTCGGCGACACCGAGATGACCCAGATGCGCGCCCACTTCGTCAAGCCGCAGGCCGCGGTCTCCATGACTTTCTCGGAAGATCCGATGATGGGCATGACCTGCGACCGCTTCACGGGATCGGCAACCGCGCAACTGCCGACGCAGTCGTTCGTGCTGCGCACCGCCGCGCTGCGCTAGGTTCCGGTCGTACTGCTTCCACAAGCTCCCTGTCGTCCTCGCGGACCCCATCACCACGAACGTACGCGTTGGAGCCGGCTGTAGCCCCGGCTTTGCTCAACATCACCATTTGTGGTTATGGCCCGGCTCGCGCTCATTTCGTTCGCTTGGCCAGGACGACGAAAACCTCACAGCATTCCGAGCGCCTGCATGTAGGTTTCCAAAATGGTTTCCTGCTCGGCGCGCTCGTTGGCATCCTGCTTGCGCATCCGCACGATGGTGCGCAGCGCCTTGGTGTCGAAGCCGTTGCCCTTGGCTTCGGCATAGACGTCACGGATGTCGTCGGAGATCGTCTTCTTCTCTTCTTCCAGACGCTCGATGCGCTCGATGATGGCCTTGAGCTGGTCTTTGGCAAATCTTGTCGCGGGCTCGTCCTGGACGGCTGCAGCGGCGGAGGTGGCCATCGGATACTCCTGAATGGAACTGACGGTGATGCTGAAAGATCAAGCGCCGCACGCGTTACCGCACGGCGCTTTTTTCGCAGATGACCCTCAAGATCGGGGGGCCTCGCGTCAAGGCAGCATCGCGCTCATCCACAGCGCGCCCACAGGAAGGTAGGAATCGTAGCCCGGAAGAATCTCACCGACGGCCAATCAATGCCCGGGATGAACCTTCTTCATCGCGGCTAGCTGCTCGGGCGTGGCGGTGCCCTGATATTTCGCCTTCCACTCCTCATAGGGCATGCCGTAGACCGCCTCGCGGCTCTCGTCCTTGCTGACGGCGACCCCTTTGGCGTCGGCCTCTTCCTTCATCCAGTTGGAGAGGCAGTTGCGGCAGAAGCCGGCCAGATTCATCAGATCGATGTTCTGGACGTCGGTGCGGGCACGCAGGTGGCCGACCAGGCGCCGGAAAACGGCGGCTTCCAGTTCTGTTCTGGTTTTGTCGTCGATCGTCATGGTCTTGGACCCCGCGTCACATTGATATCAGGTGGGAATCGTCACAGATTTTGCCATATCTGCGCGCAAAATTGGCTACCTCACAAGGGAGTCCCGGTTTCCCATAGCGCGGGAAAGGCGTTCCCGGCCGTTGACAGGGCCCGCCGGGTCACGCGAAATCGTCAATGATTTGATATAGCTTCGCCGCATGATCGGAAAAGATTCGCGCTGCTTGCCTTCCCTCCCCGCTCGCGTGACCGCCGCCGGCCTTGCGCCGCTGCTTGCACTGGCGGTGGCGTGTCTGTGGAGCAGTCCAGCAGCGGCCGATTTCCGGCTCTGCAACAACACGTCCAGCCGGGTCGGCATCGCGCTGGGCTACAAGGATGCCGAGGGCTGGACCACTGAAGGGTGGTGGAACGTGTCGTCACGCAGTTGCGAGACACTGCTGCGCGGAACTCTTGTTGCGCGCTACTATTACATCTACGCGCTTGACTATGATCGCGGCGGCGAATGGTCGGGGCAGGCCTTCATGTGTTCGCGTGATAAGGAATTCACCATCAAGGGTACCGAGAACTGCCTGGCGCGTGGCTATGACCGCACCGGGTTCTTCGAGGTCGATACAGGCGAACAGCGAGCGTGGACCGTGCAATTGACAGAAGCCAACGAGCAGCCCGCGCAGCGCGTGCCGGGAATTCCAGGAACAATGGGACCGGGGGGCCCCGGCGGGGTTCCCGGCCTGTCCAATCCGCCGGCCGGACCGGGTCTGCCGCCAGCCCCGGCGCCCAAGCAATGAGACGGCTCCGTCGTATCAAGATTCTCGCAACCCTCGGCCCGGCATCGTCCGACAGCGCGATGATCCGGAAGCTGTTCGAGGCGGGTGCGGACGTGTTCCGCATCAACATGAGCCACACGCCGCACGACAAGATGCGCGAGCTGGTCAATACCATCCGCAATGTCGAGAGCAGCTACGGCCGTCCGATCGGCATCCTCGTCGACCTGCAGGGACCGAAGCTGCGGCTCGGCGCGTTCACCGAAGGTTCGATCCAGTTGAAGAACGGCCAGAGTTTTGTACTCGATTCCGACAAAGCGCCGGGAGACAACAACCGCGTGCAGTTGCCGCATCCGGAAATCCTCGCAGCACTTCGGCCGGGCCATGCGCTGCTGCTCGACGACGGCAAGGTGCGGCTGATCGCCGAGGAAACCACGTCCGAACGCGCGGTAACGCGCGTGGTGATCGGCGGCAAGATGTCGGACCGCAAGGGCGTCAGCCTGCCCGATACCGACCTGCCGGTGTCGGCGATGACGCCGAAGGATCGGGCCGATCTCGAAGCAGCCCTGGTGACCGGTGTCGACTGGATCGCGCTCTCCTTCGTGCAGCGCGCCGAGGACGTCCATGAAGCCAAGCGGATGATCCGCGGCCGCGCGGCTGTCATGGCCAAGATCGAAAAGCCGCAGGCGATCGACCGGCTCGCCGAGATCATCGATGCTTCCGACGCGCTGATGGTGGCGCGCGGCGATCTCGGCGTCGAGCTGCCGCTGGAGCGGGTGCCGAGCCTGCAGAAACAGATGACGCGGATGGCGCGCCGCGCCGGCAAGCCGGTGGTGATCGCAACCCAGATGCTGGAATCGATGATCCAGGCGCCGGTGCCGACGCGCGCCGAAGTCTCCGACGTCGCGACCGCGGTTTATGAAGGTGCCGACGCCATCATGCTGTCGGCTGAGTCGGCCGCCGGCAAATTCCCGGTCGAGGCGGTTTCGACCATGAATCGCATCGGCGAGGAGGTGGAGCGCGATCCAACCTATCGCTCGGTGCTGTCGGCGCAGCGGGCCGAACCGGAGAATACGGTCGGCGACGCCATCGCGGACGCCGCGCGGCAGATCGCCGAGACGCTGGAATTATCCGCGGTCATCTGCTGGACCTCATCGGGCTCCACGGCGATCCGCGTGGCCCGCGAGCGGCCGAAGCTGCCGGTGGTGGCGATCACGCCGAACCTTGCGACCGGCCGCAAATTGTCGGTCGTCTGGGGCGTGCATTGCGTGGTGGCGGAAGATGCGCACGACCAGGACGACATGGTCGACCGCGCCGGCTCGATCGCGTTTCGTGACGGCTTCGCCAACGCAGGCCAGCGCGTGATCATCGTCGCCGGCGTGCCGCTTCGCATCCCCGGCACCACCAACATGGTACGCATCGCCACTGTCGGTGGGGAAGGCAAGCCGGAGAAGTGATGGCGCGTAGGTGATGGCCGTCAGCTCCCGCCGTCATTCCGGGGCGCGCGCAAGCGCGAACCCGGAATGACGGAGAACTATTGCAGTTTCGCGTCCAGCGTGATCTTCGTGTTCAGAAGTTTCGAGATCGGGCAGCCCTCCTTGGCCTTACCCGCCAGCTCCTGAAATTTCGTGTCCTCAGCGCCCGGAATCTTCGCATTCAGCGTCAGATGAATCGAGGTGACGGCAAAACCATCGCCCTGTTTTTCCAGCGTCACGTCGGCCTTGGTTTCCATCTGCTCGGCGGTGAGCTTGGCTTCACCTAGAATCAGCGACAGCGCCATGGTGAAGCACGCGGCGTGCGCCGCGCCGATCAATTCTTCCGGATTCGAGCCGGCTTTGCCCTCGAAGCGGCTCGAAAAGCCGTAAGGATAATCATTCAGCGCGCCGCTCTTGGTCGAGATCGCGCCCTTGCCGTCCTTGATGCCGCCCTGCCATTTGGCGGACCCTGATGTCGTGCTCATCGCATGCTCCTGATCGCGGGTTGGACCGTCGATAAGCCGCAGCGTGGCAAATGGTTGCGACACAAATGGTTGCGGCAAAGGGCGTGTCGCAAAGGGGGAGGGTTTCTAGGCCCCGACCAGCGCCTTTGCCGGCAGCACCGCCTGCACCACGAGGCCGCGGGCGCGGGCGTCCATCACGCCGACGGCGCGTAGCGCCAAAAGTGTGACCGTCTGCACGGCGTCGCGCAGCTTCGCGGGGTCATCCAGATTCTCGGGCGCCAGCGGGCCAACCAGCGATTCATGCAGCGCACCGAGCAGCGCGGTGGCGGCGAGCGCGGTATCCTGCGCCGGCAAATGGCCGGCGCGCACCGCGGCGTCAATTCTGGCAGCGATCTCGCCGGAGATTTCGCGGCGGCTGGCAAGCCGCGACACCGAGACGTCGACATCAACGGGTTCGGCCAGAATGCCCCAGGCGAGCTTGCGCTGCGACAGCACATGTACGGCAACCGTGGTGACGGCGGCGGCGAGCGCCGACGACGGTCCCGGCGCCGCATCCGCCGCGCGGCGGATCGCGGCCAGTTCATCCCGCGAGACCTCGGCGATCAGTTCGGAAATCAGTTCGGCCTTGGAGGGGAAGTAACGATAGACGGTGCCGGCCGCGACATTGGCGCGGACCGCAACCGGGGCGATCTGCACCGCCGCCATGCCGCCTTCGGCCGCAGCATCCCGCGCCGCCGCCAGTATGGCGCTACGCCGCGCCGCCAGTCGCTTTACGACCTGATGGGTTCGCCGATAGACCATGGC contains:
- a CDS encoding DUF1036 domain-containing protein — protein: MIGKDSRCLPSLPARVTAAGLAPLLALAVACLWSSPAAADFRLCNNTSSRVGIALGYKDAEGWTTEGWWNVSSRSCETLLRGTLVARYYYIYALDYDRGGEWSGQAFMCSRDKEFTIKGTENCLARGYDRTGFFEVDTGEQRAWTVQLTEANEQPAQRVPGIPGTMGPGGPGGVPGLSNPPAGPGLPPAPAPKQ
- a CDS encoding TetR/AcrR family transcriptional regulator, with protein sequence MVYRRTHQVVKRLAARRSAILAAARDAAAEGGMAAVQIAPVAVRANVAAGTVYRYFPSKAELISELIAEVSRDELAAIRRAADAAPGPSSALAAAVTTVAVHVLSQRKLAWGILAEPVDVDVSVSRLASRREISGEIAARIDAAVRAGHLPAQDTALAATALLGALHESLVGPLAPENLDDPAKLRDAVQTVTLLALRAVGVMDARARGLVVQAVLPAKALVGA
- a CDS encoding DUF882 domain-containing protein, giving the protein MGSYVLAGFARQFNPLALPKAGYRVGLTSLLLLAGAGTVHDATALNETRTLSFHHTHSGEDLTVTFKRDGRYDEEALKKLNHFLRDWRSQDSTTMDRHLFDIIWEVYRDVDGKKPIQVISAYRSPATNSMLRRRSSGVARFSQHMLGHAMDFYIPDIPLEQIRAAGLRLQRGGVGFYPTSGSPFVHLDTGSVRHWPRMTHDQLARVFPDGRTVHLPSNGGPMKGYELARADIERRGNGDSAATIKMPNLFAALFRGGKTTEEDDEAASAPVKNEKPAPTSVAAVKSAEPVPTPRAKPVGATIQLASADAQIVSAPRARAEPKPETNKPETKQVAQASTDKAEPRPQTPADIINSRGFWDDVPTAANQATPAQVAALRARQALAAATDPQPTASVSDAFNKAMAYAPAASSPLDRSNIVAASAAIPRPARPVRNSGAAATEINTVVAKGTQGQDSVVATSTRLAAAQGNNVWMRVVMLAPSASSAMSTTVLGDTEMTQMRAHFVKPQAAVSMTFSEDPMMGMTCDRFTGSATAQLPTQSFVLRTAALR
- the pyk gene encoding pyruvate kinase, which gives rise to MRRLRRIKILATLGPASSDSAMIRKLFEAGADVFRINMSHTPHDKMRELVNTIRNVESSYGRPIGILVDLQGPKLRLGAFTEGSIQLKNGQSFVLDSDKAPGDNNRVQLPHPEILAALRPGHALLLDDGKVRLIAEETTSERAVTRVVIGGKMSDRKGVSLPDTDLPVSAMTPKDRADLEAALVTGVDWIALSFVQRAEDVHEAKRMIRGRAAVMAKIEKPQAIDRLAEIIDASDALMVARGDLGVELPLERVPSLQKQMTRMARRAGKPVVIATQMLESMIQAPVPTRAEVSDVATAVYEGADAIMLSAESAAGKFPVEAVSTMNRIGEEVERDPTYRSVLSAQRAEPENTVGDAIADAARQIAETLELSAVICWTSSGSTAIRVARERPKLPVVAITPNLATGRKLSVVWGVHCVVAEDAHDQDDMVDRAGSIAFRDGFANAGQRVIIVAGVPLRIPGTTNMVRIATVGGEGKPEK
- a CDS encoding L,D-transpeptidase family protein, whose product is MRDCSNRAGFDRVLMAVAATFLTVSATSALAAPSDTPRASAAELAIDAAVPRPEPANVPPPTIGDFKMDSTGAVPDAAKGTDKATEKPAEPGMAQKAAEPKTDIKPTENVTAPAAKPSDAATTTPPAATATAPAPEPAKEPVKVSTVAPADQPVADRLRDMLGAKSLRYFDRKNERAAVEKFYSTRDYAPQWTQAGKLTDSGKGVIARLKDAAAEGLNPADYPVPDFAAATSPDQLAEAELKLTASMLDYARQAQSGRMHWSQVAGDILYPEHPTDPAEVLANISTAKDASAALDGYNPPHKLYKDLKAKLAELRGQGDGPMIHIAEGPALAYKAATKKQGEVAPEDPRVPQLRAKLGVTENPDGTYYDAKVAAAVRKFQESADLKPTGVLDDRTVKAINSPKRDRQIDTVLVNLERLRWLPRQLGAASLGNAYVILNVPDFTLKVMQNGHPVWTTRVVTGKPGKHATPMLTETMKFITVNPTWNVPPSIIYNEYLPALQQDPTVLDRMGLRLERNRDGSIHISQPPGEANALGRIRFNFPNKFLVYQHDTPDKHLFAKEERAFSHGCMRVQNPDQYASTLLNIVMPNERYTPEKIRSMYGRSEIDLKFPTPIPVNITYQTAFVDDAGKLQIRKDIYGRDATMIALLRNGRSKDLEAMVAHSQPSYSRPSGSSLPAGVNFASDNTFSSGPSFFERLFGGPSPMTPPAPIGRRPQPRFTR
- a CDS encoding DUF1244 domain-containing protein, with the translated sequence MTIDDKTRTELEAAVFRRLVGHLRARTDVQNIDLMNLAGFCRNCLSNWMKEEADAKGVAVSKDESREAVYGMPYEEWKAKYQGTATPEQLAAMKKVHPGH
- a CDS encoding DUF2312 domain-containing protein, with the protein product MATSAAAAVQDEPATRFAKDQLKAIIERIERLEEEKKTISDDIRDVYAEAKGNGFDTKALRTIVRMRKQDANERAEQETILETYMQALGML
- a CDS encoding OsmC family protein, whose amino-acid sequence is MSTTSGSAKWQGGIKDGKGAISTKSGALNDYPYGFSSRFEGKAGSNPEELIGAAHAACFTMALSLILGEAKLTAEQMETKADVTLEKQGDGFAVTSIHLTLNAKIPGAEDTKFQELAGKAKEGCPISKLLNTKITLDAKLQ